The proteins below come from a single Natranaerofaba carboxydovora genomic window:
- a CDS encoding YqeG family HAD IIIA-type phosphatase: MKLKRLYPDLYLNSIYDIDFEKLKKNGIKGLITDLDNTLVAWNEEEISKKLGYWFEEVKKHNINICVVSNNSSSRVYNFARNFDIPAIPKAKKPRRKAFRKALEILKLSPSQAAVVGDQMFTDVLGGNRVGLFTILIRPIDEKEFIGTRFVRKIERQFLKNLN; encoded by the coding sequence TTGAAGCTAAAGAGATTATATCCGGACCTTTATCTAAACTCAATTTATGACATTGATTTTGAAAAGTTAAAGAAAAATGGGATAAAAGGTTTGATAACAGACTTAGATAACACCTTAGTAGCCTGGAATGAAGAAGAAATAAGCAAAAAGCTGGGTTACTGGTTTGAGGAAGTCAAAAAACATAATATTAATATATGTGTTGTGTCTAATAACAGCAGTTCCAGGGTGTATAATTTTGCTAGAAATTTTGATATTCCGGCCATTCCAAAAGCAAAAAAGCCCAGGAGGAAGGCTTTTAGAAAAGCGCTTGAAATTTTAAAGCTTTCACCTTCGCAGGCGGCAGTAGTAGGTGATCAGATGTTTACAGATGTACTAGGAGGCAATAGAGTAGGGTTGTTTACTATATTAATAAGACCTATTGATGAAAAAGAATTTATTGGAACAAGATTTGTTCGTAAGATAGAAAGACAATTTTTGAAAAACCTTAATTGA
- a CDS encoding sigma-70 family RNA polymerase sigma factor translates to MIKKYLIKPLDWKLIPQCYVISPEILMYLRSIKKNKNESYLYDPIGTDKEGNEITLFDILGSNTDEVIDKVSFSINKDKIYNIIDKLSEREQKVLKWRYGLNSGDKKTQKEVADELGISRSYVSRIEKSVIKKVSKEFLATKDFSKTTGYPLN, encoded by the coding sequence ATAATAAAAAAATATTTAATAAAACCACTGGACTGGAAATTAATACCGCAGTGTTATGTAATAAGTCCTGAAATACTTATGTACTTAAGATCAATTAAAAAGAACAAAAACGAATCATATCTTTATGATCCAATAGGTACCGACAAAGAAGGAAATGAAATAACTTTGTTTGATATATTGGGAAGTAATACCGATGAAGTAATTGATAAAGTATCTTTTTCTATTAATAAAGATAAAATTTATAATATAATTGACAAATTATCAGAAAGAGAGCAGAAAGTACTTAAATGGCGCTATGGCCTTAATTCTGGTGACAAGAAAACCCAAAAAGAGGTTGCTGATGAGCTTGGGATATCACGTTCTTATGTATCAAGAATAGAAAAAAGCGTGATTAAAAAGGTTTCTAAAGAATTTTTGGCCACAAAGGATTTTTCCAAAACAACTGGTTATCCACTTAATTAA
- a CDS encoding recombinase family protein, with protein sequence MSYNPTKRVGIYSRVSTEEQVEKGYSIPEQIQECKKRAKELYNECSVFEYVDDGISGEILERPGLENLLEDAKNGHIDIVIALNNDRLSRNTAIYAYVINEFNKYNVDLQYVNIKRENSPEGQFIDLILSATAEYDKKKILFNMSRGRRSKARQGKILRDYNIYGYYYDRENHNLKVNENEAQVVYEIWERYCFYNESINSIAKDLTRRRISTKTGKKIWHRQVVRQILLQTAYTGTFYANKWNTEGVKVSKLKRDTSERITMKKRDKNDWIPISCPNIVPKQWRQIVDSKLKNSRKKYGKNNAGKYLCSGIIKCGNCGVNMYGSKAKDWGRTVYVYYCKNNWSGAKNRCGRRIYMEKINNEVWKYIKNILYEPKIIIDKINEESNSIFEKQKKELAELEKSLKRINKNKTKLINFLKETDDKDIAEEIIKEKEKENEIKTQIEDVKRNIYYKEKENRKGRRVNSYRNIIQNYIEKEPEKLSSKERNSLARLLVKKVVVYGNYKVEIYGY encoded by the coding sequence ATGTCTTATAACCCTACAAAAAGAGTTGGGATTTATTCTAGAGTTAGTACGGAAGAGCAGGTAGAAAAAGGCTATTCCATACCAGAACAAATACAGGAATGTAAAAAAAGAGCGAAAGAATTATATAATGAGTGTTCTGTTTTTGAATATGTTGACGATGGGATATCAGGGGAAATTTTGGAGAGACCGGGGCTAGAAAATCTTTTAGAAGATGCAAAAAATGGGCATATTGATATTGTAATTGCTCTTAATAATGATAGGCTATCTAGAAATACAGCTATATATGCTTATGTAATTAACGAATTTAATAAATATAATGTGGATCTTCAGTATGTTAATATCAAAAGAGAAAATAGCCCTGAAGGACAGTTTATAGACCTTATTTTATCAGCTACTGCAGAATATGATAAAAAGAAGATACTTTTTAATATGTCAAGAGGTAGAAGATCTAAGGCAAGACAAGGGAAAATTTTGAGAGACTACAATATATATGGTTATTATTATGACAGGGAAAATCATAATTTGAAGGTAAACGAAAATGAAGCCCAGGTAGTATATGAAATATGGGAACGCTACTGCTTTTATAATGAAAGTATTAATAGTATTGCTAAAGATTTGACCAGAAGGCGTATATCCACTAAGACTGGTAAAAAAATTTGGCACAGGCAGGTAGTTAGGCAAATTTTATTACAGACAGCCTATACTGGGACTTTTTATGCAAACAAATGGAATACAGAAGGAGTCAAAGTAAGCAAATTAAAAAGGGACACTAGTGAAAGGATAACTATGAAAAAAAGAGACAAGAATGATTGGATTCCTATTAGTTGCCCTAATATTGTTCCAAAACAGTGGAGACAAATAGTTGACAGCAAACTGAAAAACAGCAGAAAAAAGTATGGTAAGAATAATGCGGGAAAATATTTGTGTTCCGGTATTATAAAGTGTGGGAATTGTGGTGTTAATATGTATGGAAGTAAAGCTAAAGACTGGGGTAGAACAGTTTATGTCTATTATTGCAAGAATAATTGGAGTGGAGCAAAAAACCGTTGTGGCAGGAGAATCTATATGGAAAAGATAAATAATGAAGTATGGAAATATATCAAAAATATTCTATATGAACCTAAAATAATAATTGATAAGATTAACGAAGAAAGTAACAGTATCTTTGAAAAACAAAAAAAAGAGTTAGCAGAACTTGAAAAAAGTCTAAAGAGAATTAATAAAAATAAAACCAAGTTGATTAATTTTTTGAAAGAGACTGATGATAAAGATATAGCAGAAGAAATTATAAAAGAAAAAGAAAAAGAAAATGAAATCAAAACTCAAATTGAGGATGTGAAACGTAATATTTACTACAAGGAGAAAGAAAATAGAAAAGGAAGAAGGGTTAATTCTTATAGGAATATTATACAAAATTATATCGAAAAAGAACCTGAGAAACTGTCCTCCAAAGAAAGGAATAGTCTAGCCAGGTTACTGGTGAAAAAAGTTGTAGTTTATGGTAATTACAAGGTAGAGATTTATGGCTACTAA
- a CDS encoding GNAT family N-acetyltransferase — protein sequence MNEGLRNFRKPTKQLEALKYISTLSDGLVFIACNSNEIIGYVAFTKPEFPRWAKAAKEIPELIELGGIEVSLAYRDEGIGKGILKWTFNNYDFEDRIIISIETVCNWNSKDPETSVWEYRNMVRSVLGSIGLEPRSTDDPEIRSHPGNILSARIGKRVSAQSQKKFEKYLKLKR from the coding sequence ATGAATGAAGGTTTAAGAAATTTTAGAAAGCCAACAAAACAACTCGAAGCTTTAAAATATATTTCTACGCTATCAGATGGATTAGTTTTTATAGCCTGCAACAGCAATGAAATTATTGGTTATGTGGCTTTTACCAAACCAGAATTTCCAAGATGGGCTAAAGCTGCAAAAGAAATACCTGAACTTATCGAACTAGGCGGTATTGAGGTATCTCTAGCTTACAGAGATGAAGGAATAGGTAAGGGAATTTTAAAGTGGACATTTAACAATTATGATTTTGAAGATAGAATTATTATAAGTATTGAAACTGTATGTAACTGGAATAGTAAAGATCCTGAGACTTCTGTATGGGAATATAGAAATATGGTAAGAAGTGTACTTGGCTCAATTGGTCTTGAACCTAGATCAACTGATGATCCAGAAATACGAAGTCACCCTGGCAATATATTATCAGCTAGAATAGGCAAACGCGTATCTGCCCAATCACAAAAAAAGTTCGAAAAATATTTAAAACTTAAACGCTAA
- a CDS encoding MoaD/ThiS family protein: protein MKIIMKRDNEIKELAGNKRVKDILKELDVNPESVLVIKDGETLTPDTIVKDDEEIEILSVVSGG from the coding sequence ATGAAAATCATAATGAAGCGCGACAATGAAATTAAAGAATTAGCAGGTAACAAGCGTGTTAAAGATATACTGAAAGAATTAGATGTCAACCCCGAATCTGTTCTGGTTATAAAAGACGGGGAAACTTTAACTCCTGATACCATAGTAAAAGATGATGAAGAAATAGAAATACTTTCTGTTGTTTCTGGGGGTTAA
- a CDS encoding adenine nucleotide alpha hydrolase family protein, with product MKCLKCENKAVFEIRRHRAAFCKEHYILHIQNQVAKAIKKFRMFPPKTKLLIAISGGKDSLALWDILLDLGYNVHGLYIDLGIDEYSKRSKEKSIDFKESRQATLHTISLEKIYGIGIGNISKKTSRKFCSICGIIKRYIMNKTALLGDYYAVITGHNLDDEAAALFGNLMGWQVDYLRRQHPNMPPKKGFARKVKPLCRLGEREMAAYCVLKNIDYIIEECPMSKGASSITYKEALNTLEAKSPGIKDHFYLGFLRGGQEYFKDTKDEKEDEEAELNPCEFCHQPTYAAGKCNFCKQMEKANIDPLKIHDEIKSKVTT from the coding sequence ATGAAATGCCTTAAATGTGAAAACAAAGCTGTATTTGAAATAAGAAGGCACAGAGCAGCTTTTTGTAAAGAACATTATATTTTGCACATTCAAAACCAGGTAGCAAAAGCTATCAAAAAGTTCCGGATGTTTCCACCAAAAACAAAGCTTCTTATTGCAATTTCAGGTGGGAAAGATAGTTTGGCCCTTTGGGATATTTTGTTAGACCTTGGTTATAATGTGCATGGGCTATATATCGATCTTGGCATTGATGAGTATTCTAAAAGATCTAAAGAAAAATCAATAGATTTTAAAGAGTCAAGACAGGCTACTTTGCATACCATTTCTTTAGAAAAAATTTATGGCATAGGTATAGGAAATATTTCTAAAAAAACATCTAGAAAATTCTGTTCTATATGTGGAATAATAAAACGTTATATAATGAATAAAACAGCCCTTTTAGGTGATTATTATGCAGTAATTACAGGACATAACCTTGATGATGAAGCTGCAGCATTATTTGGTAACCTAATGGGCTGGCAGGTAGACTATCTAAGGCGCCAACATCCTAATATGCCTCCAAAGAAAGGGTTTGCAAGAAAAGTAAAACCACTTTGTAGATTAGGCGAAAGAGAGATGGCAGCCTATTGTGTACTAAAAAATATTGATTATATCATTGAAGAATGTCCTATGTCTAAAGGTGCTAGCAGTATAACCTATAAAGAAGCATTAAATACGCTAGAAGCTAAGTCACCAGGTATTAAAGATCATTTCTACCTGGGTTTTTTACGAGGCGGACAGGAATATTTCAAAGACACTAAAGATGAAAAGGAAGATGAAGAAGCTGAATTAAATCCCTGTGAGTTTTGTCATCAACCAACATATGCAGCGGGAAAGTGTAACTTTTGCAAACAAATGGAAAAGGCTAATATCGATCCGCTAAAAATACATGATGAAATAAAAAGTAAGGTGACAACATAA
- a CDS encoding SpoIIE family protein phosphatase — translation MRESSEIDLFKNAIEAFNHPFLIINVEDYTILEANSASGIFKGEKTTCYALKHSRNKPCKKEICPLEIIKETKQPTTVEHIHYDDNGNQCIVEVHAYPIFGEDGKVIQIIEYIFDITERKRTEKSLIRFRNALDSSGDSIFIIAYPSFRLIDVNKTACIELGYEKEELLSLKFFDIKPYMSKEEIIDKFKEVMNCSIDIREGYQGVGCAETFETQHLRKDGSVFPVEVSIHVSDMTSESNELLFVATARDITERKEAELKLSEYAEKLETEFKRAKKIHERTFLSEIPKIEGVSLEAHFYPAQRLGGDFYNIIKVNNKLLIYLADVSGHGLDGTIITTFVKETIESYISFKPDKLDPKLILEHINKQYRKDNYPYDYFLCIFLAVLDLDTFELCYTGTGMQFTPLVRLGNGEIITLNNEGLPISSAVPAKFVDFTPSTIKLSPGSTVLFFTDGIAEQEGNKSIYEENLKEIFYSKGNLPPEVLKHIINDDFCKFNNGSLQGEDDITYVIMQLESGDKKEYSFEFKSDKSQLDKLSSEVYPIINAFSKENVSFQGLYELVTNAIEHGNKENAKKKVYIDIIITGEYIVAIVEDEGKGFDWLEKKTAPLDLEHSGERGRGIILTQMLCDSLYYNEKGNKAFLIMETK, via the coding sequence ATGAGAGAATCAAGTGAAATAGATTTATTCAAAAATGCAATTGAAGCTTTTAATCATCCTTTTCTTATTATTAATGTAGAGGATTATACAATACTAGAGGCAAATTCTGCATCAGGTATATTTAAAGGTGAGAAGACTACCTGTTATGCACTTAAACATAGTAGAAACAAACCTTGCAAAAAGGAAATATGCCCCCTTGAAATAATTAAAGAGACTAAACAGCCAACAACGGTAGAACATATTCATTATGATGACAATGGTAATCAATGCATTGTAGAGGTACATGCGTATCCTATTTTTGGTGAAGATGGAAAAGTAATTCAAATTATTGAATATATTTTTGATATTACTGAAAGAAAGAGAACTGAAAAATCCCTGATTAGATTTCGTAATGCACTTGATAGTTCTGGTGATAGTATTTTTATAATTGCTTATCCTTCTTTTAGATTAATCGATGTTAATAAAACAGCTTGTATTGAGCTTGGTTACGAGAAAGAGGAGTTATTATCATTAAAGTTTTTTGACATAAAACCTTATATGTCAAAAGAGGAGATTATTGATAAATTTAAAGAAGTAATGAATTGTTCTATAGATATTAGAGAGGGATATCAGGGGGTAGGATGCGCAGAAACTTTTGAGACTCAACATCTTAGAAAAGATGGCAGCGTTTTTCCTGTGGAGGTCTCTATACATGTTTCTGATATGACTAGTGAATCAAATGAATTGTTATTTGTGGCTACTGCAAGGGATATCACTGAAAGAAAAGAAGCAGAATTAAAACTCTCAGAATATGCTGAGAAACTTGAAACTGAATTTAAAAGAGCTAAAAAAATTCACGAAAGAACTTTTTTGTCAGAAATACCTAAAATAGAAGGCGTCTCCTTGGAAGCTCACTTTTATCCTGCTCAGCGTTTGGGCGGGGATTTTTATAATATTATAAAAGTTAATAATAAGCTTTTAATATATCTTGCAGATGTTTCAGGACATGGCCTTGATGGTACAATAATCACAACTTTTGTAAAAGAAACGATAGAAAGTTATATAAGTTTTAAACCCGATAAACTTGATCCTAAATTAATATTAGAACATATTAATAAGCAATATCGTAAGGATAATTATCCATATGATTATTTTTTATGCATCTTTTTAGCTGTTTTAGATCTTGATACCTTTGAACTTTGTTATACTGGTACAGGAATGCAATTTACGCCTTTGGTGAGGTTAGGAAACGGAGAAATTATTACACTTAATAATGAGGGACTACCAATATCTTCTGCAGTTCCGGCTAAATTTGTAGATTTTACTCCTAGTACAATTAAACTTAGTCCAGGCTCTACTGTGCTTTTTTTTACAGACGGAATTGCCGAGCAGGAGGGTAATAAGAGTATCTATGAAGAAAACCTTAAAGAAATATTTTATTCTAAAGGCAACTTACCTCCAGAAGTACTTAAGCATATAATAAATGACGATTTTTGCAAATTTAACAATGGTTCACTTCAAGGTGAAGACGATATAACTTATGTTATCATGCAGCTTGAATCAGGTGACAAAAAGGAATATTCTTTTGAATTTAAAAGTGATAAAAGTCAACTAGATAAGCTTAGCTCGGAAGTTTACCCTATTATTAATGCATTTAGTAAAGAAAATGTTTCTTTCCAGGGTTTATATGAATTAGTTACAAACGCAATTGAACATGGAAACAAAGAAAATGCTAAAAAGAAAGTATATATCGATATTATAATAACTGGTGAGTATATAGTTGCTATTGTAGAAGACGAAGGAAAAGGATTTGACTGGCTAGAGAAAAAAACTGCTCCTTTGGACCTTGAGCATAGTGGTGAAAGAGGAAGGGGTATAATACTAACTCAGATGCTTTGTGACTCTCTTTATTATAACGAGAAAGGAAATAAGGCATTTTTGATAATGGAAACTAAGTAA
- a CDS encoding stalk domain-containing protein — protein sequence MILLILSINFFGLMPENVFAVNNEVMPGPDVYLSDQKVVFDDVKPKLINDRTFLPFRKVAELTDTEVEWKGEERKVEAVKDELKLVMEIDNPNVILNRQEKLLDEDEHARIIDDRTMVPLRFFAESFNMNVEYEDGIVYLSPIADEKVGVEGEVYGFYALGGSWNELFGEDYPELGENHRLDTYDTIGVGWYELDKEGNLVTDGNYGFSRPGGYERVLEYAFDEEYNLAVEMMVFKMETKDKDLSSIILSEEKRKEAAKQIILEAENYSGVNLDLEGLGFFSDEDEVTEVQNKFTAFVEEIKEGLDEEKSLTITLHPPNSVYSDAYDFEQLGKLADQVVIMAYDYNEINTPGASAPYPKVKEAVEKSVELIDNDKIILGVRTPAVKYSNVINEKVEDENDINLEETEDREIVKELKEDDEISWRIRHIFLDSVYDLVDEKKEEIDGFDVLWDEDSKVNYVRWEEDGIENYIYYKTDESLNYKLDLIGDYNLKGLAIWRIGLVPEVIYDELDDFFKR from the coding sequence TTGATACTGCTGATTTTATCTATAAATTTTTTTGGGCTTATGCCAGAGAATGTTTTTGCTGTTAATAATGAAGTAATGCCTGGACCTGATGTATACCTTTCTGATCAAAAAGTAGTATTTGATGATGTGAAACCAAAGCTGATAAATGACCGGACTTTTTTGCCTTTTAGAAAAGTTGCAGAACTTACTGATACAGAAGTTGAATGGAAGGGTGAAGAACGAAAGGTTGAGGCAGTTAAAGATGAGTTGAAACTTGTTATGGAGATTGATAACCCGAATGTAATTCTTAATAGACAGGAAAAATTGTTAGACGAGGACGAGCATGCAAGAATTATTGATGATAGAACTATGGTTCCTTTAAGGTTTTTTGCAGAGAGCTTTAATATGAATGTGGAGTATGAGGACGGTATTGTTTATCTATCGCCTATAGCGGATGAAAAAGTAGGGGTAGAAGGTGAGGTATATGGATTTTATGCTCTTGGTGGAAGCTGGAATGAATTGTTTGGCGAAGATTATCCAGAGCTAGGGGAAAATCACAGGCTTGATACATATGATACCATTGGGGTTGGATGGTATGAGCTTGATAAAGAAGGAAATCTAGTGACTGATGGAAATTATGGATTTAGTAGGCCAGGTGGGTATGAAAGAGTTTTAGAATATGCTTTTGATGAAGAATATAATTTAGCTGTTGAAATGATGGTTTTTAAAATGGAAACTAAAGATAAAGACCTTTCTTCAATAATTCTTTCAGAAGAAAAGAGAAAAGAGGCTGCCAAACAGATTATCCTAGAAGCTGAAAATTATTCTGGAGTTAATTTAGACCTAGAGGGGCTTGGATTTTTTTCGGATGAAGATGAAGTTACTGAAGTTCAAAATAAGTTTACAGCTTTTGTAGAAGAGATAAAAGAAGGTCTTGATGAAGAAAAATCTCTTACTATTACTCTTCATCCCCCAAATAGTGTATACAGTGATGCTTACGATTTTGAACAGTTAGGAAAACTAGCAGATCAAGTTGTGATAATGGCTTATGATTATAACGAAATAAATACTCCAGGTGCTAGCGCTCCATACCCGAAAGTAAAAGAAGCTGTAGAAAAGAGTGTTGAATTAATTGATAATGATAAAATTATTCTTGGGGTTAGAACTCCTGCTGTTAAGTATTCTAATGTGATAAATGAAAAAGTAGAAGATGAGAATGATATTAACCTTGAAGAGACCGAAGATAGAGAAATTGTTAAAGAATTAAAAGAGGATGATGAGATCTCATGGAGAATAAGGCACATTTTTCTAGATTCTGTTTATGATTTAGTTGATGAGAAAAAAGAAGAAATAGATGGTTTTGATGTATTATGGGATGAGGATAGTAAAGTTAATTATGTTAGGTGGGAAGAAGATGGTATTGAAAATTATATATATTATAAAACAGACGAAAGCTTAAATTATAAGCTTGATTTGATTGGAGATTATAACCTCAAAGGCTTAGCAATTTGGAGAATTGGACTTGTCCCGGAAGTAATTTATGATGAACTTGATGACTTTTTTAAGAGATAA